The following coding sequences are from one Gossypium hirsutum isolate 1008001.06 chromosome A12, Gossypium_hirsutum_v2.1, whole genome shotgun sequence window:
- the LOC107931634 gene encoding ras-related protein Rab7 — protein MPSRRRTLLKVIILGDSGVGKTSLMNQYVNKKFSNQYKATIGADFLTKEVQFEDRLFTLQIWDTAGQERFQSLGVAFYRGADCCVLVYDVNSMKSFDNLNNWREEFLIQASPSDPENFPFVVLGNKVDVDGGNSRVVSEKKARAWCASKGNIPYFETSAKEGVNVEEAFQCIAKNALKSGEEEEIYLPDTIDVASSSQPRSTGCDC, from the exons ATGCCATCTCGCCGTAGAACCCTTTTGAAGGTCATCATCCTCGGCGATAGCGG GGTAGGGAAGACGTCTTTGATGAATCA ATATGTTAATAAGAAGTTTAGCAATCAGTATAAGGCAACAATTGGGGCTGATTTTTTGACAAAGGAAGTGCAGTTTGAGGATAGGCTTTTCACCTTACAG ATCTGGGATACTGCTGGCCAGGAAAGATTCCAGAGCTTAGGTGTTGCTTTCTACCGTGGTGCTGATTGCTGTGTTCTTGTATACGATGTCAACTCAATGAAATCATTCGACAAccttaacaactggagagaagAGTTTCTTATTCAG GCAAGCCCTTCAGATCCAGAGAATTTCCCTTTTGTTGTTTTGGGAAACAAAGTTGACGTGGATGGTGGAAACAGTAGAGTg GTGTCCGAGAAAAAGGCTCGAGCATGGTGTGCCTCAAAAGGAAATATCCCATATTTTGAGACCTCTGCTAAGGAGGGAGTTAATGTGGAAGAAGCTTTCCAGTGCATAGCAAAGAACGCCCTGAAGAGCGGTGAAGAGGAAGAAAT ATACTTGCCTGACACCATTGACGTCGCCAGCAGTAGCCAACCAAGGTCAACTGGATGTGACTGTTGA